The sequence below is a genomic window from Funiculus sociatus GB2-C1.
CATTGTGAGTAAACGTGTAACCTCGAGTTGCCAATATATCTCGCAGAGTAGCTTCGACCGCGATTGACATTAGTGCCAAGGAAGTAGCGTACACCTTTTGCCGAAATAAGAGAAATCCACTACGTAGATATTGCATAACATCCCACGGGATAATCTCGCCCCAACTGTTTTTGTACACCGAACCGATTACTAATATCTTGTCTTGACCCAGTCCCCCACCTAAATCAAGTGCAAGCTCCCACTCTATGACCCACGCAGAATCGGTAGTGAGGCGAATTCTGAATTCATTACTACTCTGGATTGTGGTTAACTGGAGCAGATGTTGTCCAAGTGCCTGCATTCCCTGCAATTGCAACTGCAAATAGACTTCCTCAATTAGATCAAAGAATAGACCTTGCCTCCCAAGTACATTTTGATACCGACCGAGTAAACCTTCAATTTCCTCATGTTTTCGAGTGTTGTGTGTAGTTGAAGTGGGAGGAGTAAACTGAAAGCTGCGTTTATGAGCGACCTGTGCCATAGCGTCGAAAATCACATTATCAATATTCAATTGCTGCCGCATTCTTTGATATGCTGCTACAGCTTCAACCGAAGAAAGACAGTGCTGCAAGGGGTTCATTGCAGACCTCCTCCCGAATGGAGGTGTTCCAACATAGCGTTCAGATTTTCCTCTGCCTGATCTAGTCTGTCTTCATACTCGTGTAGCATCTGTTGCGACACAAGTATTTCGTGGTACGCACTAGTTACCCGACTGATGATCTGTTTTTGCTCTTCTAAACTGGGTACTGGGACTTGAACCTCCAACAGTGCATTTTTCGTAATTTGCGGGATTACAGAACCAGTTGTCCGTTCCAGTAATTGATGCGTGACGAATGTGCTGTTGAGTGCGATAGCTAGATAAGCTGGTGATAGTTGTGCGGATTCCGTCCTGACAACTATGATGTTTCGACTCACATAGTAGCCAGCAAGTTCTTGCTCCACTAATGCCGCTTGCCCACGGTATGTACTGAGTGCATTTATAACTATGTCATTAGCCTTTGTCACTACAGGATTGTTAGGCAACTTTAACTTATTGGTTCGATCAAGCTTTGCAACATCTATCGACAGCTTACGCACAGCGGCAGGACCGACTACAAATAGATCGCCATTTTCTTCAAGTGTTAGCTTTGAACCTTTAAAAATGTCAACAATATCGCCAAGACGTACCGTTGTATAAGTTGATAGTGGTTTGCCTTGTTTTGATGGAGAGTATCGATCAACTGTCAAGTTCTCAGCAACTAAGTCGTTACCTGAGACTAACCACGCTTTAGCAGCCCCAGCCGCGTCTATGTCCTGTAGGTGAAACGCTTCCAACAACTGTGCAATATGTGGAATCTGGAGGCAACTGGTAATGGTATGAGTGTTAGTTGGAACATCTGATTGATATATGCGCCCCATTAAAACATTGTCGAAGCTATTCACGGGATGTTTATCCAGCACTAATATACTCGCTCTAACACTGGTGTTAGGCATGAATGCGTCAAGTCCAAAGATAGCTTTAATGCTGGTATGAGTAAGCATATATTGGCGAAGTTCTTTCCGTCGCGATCCCTGAGAGAACAGAAATCCTTCCGGTACGATTGCGACAATACGCCCTCCTTGCGTAACCCAATTAATAGCTAGTGAAAGATATATATCCTCACTTAATCCCCCTCTTTGATCAGAAGATGAAAGCTTAACGTTAAAAGGAGGAGCAACTATAATTTTTG
It includes:
- a CDS encoding restriction endonuclease subunit S; amino-acid sequence: MPPNNLRYSETLTQPSKIIVAPPFNVKLSSSDQRGGLSEDIYLSLAINWVTQGGRIVAIVPEGFLFSQGSRRKELRQYMLTHTSIKAIFGLDAFMPNTSVRASILVLDKHPVNSFDNVLMGRIYQSDVPTNTHTITSCLQIPHIAQLLEAFHLQDIDAAGAAKAWLVSGNDLVAENLTVDRYSPSKQGKPLSTYTTVRLGDIVDIFKGSKLTLEENGDLFVVGPAAVRKLSIDVAKLDRTNKLKLPNNPVVTKANDIVINALSTYRGQAALVEQELAGYYVSRNIIVVRTESAQLSPAYLAIALNSTFVTHQLLERTTGSVIPQITKNALLEVQVPVPSLEEQKQIISRVTSAYHEILVSQQMLHEYEDRLDQAEENLNAMLEHLHSGGGLQ